From the Sphingomonas sabuli genome, the window GACGAACGCGCCATACTCGGTGATGTTCGTGACCCGGCCCTGGAACGTGCCGTCGATCGGATACTTGGCGCCGGCGCCTTCCCACGGATCGGATTCCAGCTGCTTCATGCCAAGGCTGATGCGCTGCGTCTCGCGGTTGATGCGGATGATCTGCACCTTCACCGTGTCGCCGATGTTCAGCACTTCCGACGGGTGGTTGACCCGCTTGTAGCTGATGTCGGTGACGTGAAGCAGGCCGTCGATGCCGCCGAGGTCGACGAACGCACCGTAATCGGTGATGTTCTTGACCACGCCGTCGACCACCTGGCCCTCGGTCAGCGACTGAATGAGGCCGCTGCGCTGTTCCGCGCGATGCTCTTCCAGGATGGCGCGGCGCGACACGACGATGTTGCCGCGGCGGCGGTCCATCTTCAGGATCTGGAACGGCTGCGCCATGTCCATCAGCGGGCCGACGTCGCGGACCGGGCGGATATCGACCTGGCTGCCGGGCAGGAAGGCGACGGCGCCGCCAAGGTCGACGGTAAAACCGCCCTTCACGCGGCCGAAGATCACGCCTTCGACGCGGTTGCCGGCTTCATGCTCCTTCTCGAGCTTGTCCCACGCGGCTTCGCGGCGCGCGCGGTCGCGCGACAGCATCGCTTCGCCATTGGCGTTCTCGACCCGGTCGACATAGACTTCGACTTCGTCGCCGACGTTCAGCTCGGCCTTCTGGCCCGGGGCGGCGAATTCGCGCAGCGCGACGCGCCCTTCGGACTTCAGGCCGACGTCGATGACGGCCATGTCGTTTTCGATGCCGGTGACTTTGCCCTTGACGACCTTGCCCTCGAAGCTCTCGTCTTCGCCGCCGAGGCTTTCGTTAAGGAGGGCCGCGAACTCGTCGCGGGTCGGAAATGCCGTTGTGGCCATAAAAAGAGTATCTCTCTAACTTCAATCGGGCCTGCCGCGTGACCGCCACCATGGCTGGTCTTCACATGCGGACCTGGTTGCATTGACTGCCGCCCCGGGCACATCCCGTGGCGGCGTCCGGACGGCGGAACCGATGCCACCGCCAATGCAAACAGGCGCGTCAGGCCGCGGGAGAGCCTCCCGCACCCACGCGCTCGCCAATTGACGGGCATCGGCGGATACCCTCCGCCGGACGGCGCGCCCTATATTGCAGAGTGGCGCACAGGGCAAGGCACAGGGAATAGGAGAAATCCTATTGCGCCTAGGGAACAAATAGGGAACAATGCGGCTTTGGAGTCGCTCGGTAATGCTAGTCATCGATCCCGTCATGCTGGTCGCGCTTGCCGCGCTGATCAGCAGTCTGTCCGCCCTCGTCTGGGCCGTGCGCCGGAAGCCTTAGCTGACGGTGCGCTTGCGACTGTAAACCGTGACCACCATGGTGGCCGTCAGTTCGGCCGCCCCGGGTGACCGCTGGAAACGCGTCGTTTCCACCAGCGTACAGGCGTCCATCTGTTCGGGAATGTCGCGGGAGAACTCGACACCCTCGCACTCGGTCACGCGGCCATTGCCGTTGATCACCACCCGGCTGACCTGCCGCACTTCGAGCGTCGCATCCTGGATCCTCGGCGCTTTAGGAGCGGCCGTTGGCGCAACCGGATAGAAATGGATGTCGGTGACGCTGGCCGCCACCGCGTGACCAGCAGGAGCAGCCATGTTCATGGCCTCCATTAGCATGGTCGCGGCCTTGCAGGGCCCTTCGCCGATGTCGAAGCCCGTCGCGGCAACGTCGCAATCGACCATCTTTCCTTCGCCAGTAAGGCTCAGCGTCGTCCGTGTCGTCCAGGCGTTGCGGGGCGCGGGCGGAACCAGGTCTTCGCCGACCCTCCAAGTGATGGTCTGAAGGTAGGTGTCCTTGATCGGCCGGCCCTTGGCGTCTTTCGCCGGGCTAAATTGCGCCCGTGCCCGGATGACGGCGCAGGTTTGTTCGTCGAGCGATGTCGATCCCGACGATTCGATGACCTTGCAGGATTCCACAAAGCCGGACGGGGCGATCACCAATCGTACCCGGACCCGGCCTCCCTCCTCGTTCTCAAGAGCGATGGCGGGATAGTCATCAGGCGTGAACAGGCCTTGGAGGTCGCCTTGGGCGGGGGTCGGCTGGCTCGCCGCGGCGGCGAGCATCAGGGATACGAACAGGCTCGGCACGGGCACTTCCTCTCAAACCTTCCCGAGCAGGGGTATCGTGCGCGGCGTTACGCAGCCGCGCAAGTGCGGGGTCCGAAGACCCCGCGTCACGCGTATCGCTCGTTACAGGATGAAGTCGCCGGCGACGAAGGTGTGGCTGCCGTCGACGCGGATGGCGAAGTCCGCCGTGCCGTCGCCGTTGGTGTCGCCGAACACGTAGGTGTCGACCCCCAGCTGTTCGTAGCGCAGTTCGCCGGCGTGGCCGGTGAACGCGCCGCTGCCGATGAAGGCGAACGCCTGGTCGCCGCCGACGGTGGTGTTCGCATCGACATTGTTGAGCCGGATGATGTCGCCCTCGCCGCGGCTGAAGTCGCGGATGCGGTCGGCGGCGACCGGATCGGCCCCGCCGAAGTCGCCCTGGTAGAAGACGAACAGGTCGGCGCCCGCGCCGCCGGTCATGTCGTCCGACCCGGTGCCGCCGACGATGAAGTCGGCGCCGTTGCCGCCGTTGAGGTTGTCGTTGCCGGCCTCGCCCAGCAGGCGGTCGTTGCCCGCCGCGCCGTTGATCGCATCGTCGCCGCCGCGCCCGGCAAGGATGTTGGCGGAGCTGTTGCCGAGCATGTAGTTGGCCAGCCCGTTGCCGGTGCCGCTGATGGTCCCGGCACCGGTCAGGATCAGGTCCTCGACGTTGGCGCCAAGCGCGAAGTCGACGATCGTGCGCACCGTGTCGTGGCCCGCGCCGGCCGCTTCGACCACCGTGTCGCCGGCGTTCCACACGACATAGGTGTCGTTGCCCTCGCCGCCGCGCATGCTGTCGGACCCGCCCGCGCCATGGATGAAGTTGTCGCCGGCATTGCCGACGATGACGTTGTCGAAGGCGTTGCCGATACCCTCGATCGCGCCGGTGCCGGTCAGCACCAGATTCTCGACATAGCGGGTCAGGCGGAAGTCGACCGACGAGCGCACCGTGTCGATGCCTTCGCCGTCATTCTCGATCGCCCGGTCGCCAAGGTTGTCGACGATGTAGGTGTCGTCGCCGACCCCGCCGAGCATGTAG encodes:
- the rpsA gene encoding 30S ribosomal protein S1, whose product is MATTAFPTRDEFAALLNESLGGEDESFEGKVVKGKVTGIENDMAVIDVGLKSEGRVALREFAAPGQKAELNVGDEVEVYVDRVENANGEAMLSRDRARREAAWDKLEKEHEAGNRVEGVIFGRVKGGFTVDLGGAVAFLPGSQVDIRPVRDVGPLMDMAQPFQILKMDRRRGNIVVSRRAILEEHRAEQRSGLIQSLTEGQVVDGVVKNITDYGAFVDLGGIDGLLHVTDISYKRVNHPSEVLNIGDTVKVQIIRINRETQRISLGMKQLESDPWEGAGAKYPIDGTFQGRVTNITEYGAFVELEPGIEGLVHVSEMSWTKKNVHPGKIVSTSQEVEVKVLEVDEEKRRISLGLKQAQANPWAEFADKHPVGTQVEGEVKNSTEFGLFIGLPGDVDGMVHMSDIAWGVSGEEALALHHKGETVKAVVLDVDVEKERISLGMKQLERGGVGGGTATTSGAGGVKKGDVVTVEVMDVKDGGLDVQVTEGGVTGFVKRTDLGRDRDEQRPDRFQVGQKFDAMVSGFDRSKKPNFSIKAMQIAEEKQAVAQYGSSDSGASLGDILGQALKEAESKKTTKTKKK
- a CDS encoding energy transducer TonB, translating into MPSLFVSLMLAAAASQPTPAQGDLQGLFTPDDYPAIALENEEGGRVRVRLVIAPSGFVESCKVIESSGSTSLDEQTCAVIRARAQFSPAKDAKGRPIKDTYLQTITWRVGEDLVPPAPRNAWTTRTTLSLTGEGKMVDCDVAATGFDIGEGPCKAATMLMEAMNMAAPAGHAVAASVTDIHFYPVAPTAAPKAPRIQDATLEVRQVSRVVINGNGRVTECEGVEFSRDIPEQMDACTLVETTRFQRSPGAAELTATMVVTVYSRKRTVS